aaacatatactGAAGAGGCTCCTCCTATTGTTTCCAGTTAAAACGGACATAGACAACATCTTTCTTGATTTGTTTGAACATGTGAAAGAGTTTTCAAGTGACTTTAAAATGGCTTTGAAGCCATTTTTCCTGTCAGCTCCTGCAGTCTGGTCCATAAACCTCTCAGAGAGAAAGACCTCCATCCTCCTGGAAGTGCTGAAACTccaaccagagaagaaacaagtgGAGCTGACAGGCTGCTCACATGAAGAGAGTGAAGTGAGGAGTTTCCTGCAGTGTCTGCCTTATATCTCACAGCTCAGGTAAATAAAATGTACTTTACATGATTAAATCTACATAAAATGAAGTGCTCCCTGAAACAACACTGGAAATATTTTACGTTCTATCAATAATAACTTAGTTGTAACTTGTACCTTGTATGCATTTGTAATTgttatcagttttatttttattagttttgatCTATGTAGGCTACTAAAGGATAGGGTAGGGGAAGttaaagtaaaaggaaaaatggGCCACAAGCTAGAGTCATAGGAGGACTAAGGTGCAGAAGAATGACTGGAGTCACAGGTAAAACTGTTTTGACTTGTATTAAACATCAATTTCATAAACAGGAATGACAATATGAAAATAGAATACAATAATAGCAATAACAGTAATACCCCAGAATCATATCTGAGCTCACATATGTCTGTCATGCCGGCTTAATAGTCAGTGTTTAGTTAAGTGAAATCCAGAAGGTCAGATGTCTGTGATTGGTGCGATTTCGTCCGACCGCACTGTTGCAATTGTTCTTGAGGGAAGAGCAACCTGGAATGGCTATGGTTCTTTCAAAGGGAGAAGCTCACCGTCTCCCTTGGCAAGGAAGAAATCCAGGTCTCACGATCTCACAAAAAACCAAGCCTGTAAACAACAGCGCTATCACTGATTAAAATCACATTCCATAGTTATGTATatggccatatgtaaataatgCAAGTGCTTTAACCAGAACAAGCACAAACCATTAATTCTAGTTTCTAACAATATTCTTTACAGCGCTGCTTAATCATGGAATGTAATTTATTGAATCACAATCAGCTTATTGGTTCATAAAAGGTTCACAATTTTTATCAGATATCATGAATAAACCATAAACTATGGTAGATTATTTTCATACAGTATTGCACCTTCAGATGAATTGCAGGACTATTGCTTTGCATGGTTAACCAATGAAGCAATCAATCCACATTGATCCTTCATTTCACACAAATGTTGTAAATTCACTAAAGATCAGGGTtcaatgttttcttcttcttactgACTTGTTGTTAACACTCACTTGAGTTTTAGTTCCGTGAACATTCAAATGAAAGAGCTGAGCTGTTTTTGAAGCTTTACTGTCTGACTTACTAAATCAATCAGTTTCCACTTTGAAACATGTGACagtcttctgtctgtgtgacaatAATGAAATGATGTTTAATAAGAATCAAACAGTAACAATAACACAGCCATGTTAAAGAATAAGAACATGTCACATCAACTTTAAGATAAAACAGGATCAAGCATCTGTTGCTCTAAAGTCAGACAGCAAATAAAATGACAGTCACAGTTCAGTACACAGTGATTTCACACACAGGATTAATGTTTGTGTTGTGAGTCAGTAAGATGGAGTCCATCAGTAGTGTGTGGTTGTTTTTATGCAGCTCACATCTAATCATCACTAAATGTTTCCTTCTTATTGTTCCAGTGTTGATGAGGAGACATTAGATGAAGACACAACGAGGTTCTTTGGGAATCTgttctgtgcagcagcagagagagaacagCAGACAGGAGAGAAGATATTGGAGCTGTTATCATCAGTGTGCAAACATGGAACATTCCCTttcattgatgatgatgatgatgatgatgatgatgatgatgatgatgatgatgatgacgcaTATCAgtgtgacttcctgttggatctGTGCTCCCATATGAAGGACTATGAGACTAAAACAGGCTTGAGTGTCCTTCCATCATTACAGTCAGTTTTTTCAGCTCCTGCTGTCTGGTCCATAAACCTCTCAGAGAGAAAGACCTCCATCCTCCTGGAAGTGCTGAAACTGcaaccagagaagaaacaagtgGAGCTGACAGGCTGCTCACATGAAGAGAGTGAAGTGAGGAGTTTCCTGCAGTGTCTGCCTTATATCTCACAGCTCAGGTAAATGAAATTTTCTTCACATGAGTCAAATATCTGTAAGAAAAGATGTGCTGTAAAAGAAGTGATGGAAATATTTGAAGCTCCATAAATTGTAAAGTGGTGATTTTGTCTTGTGCTATTTGTTTGTCATCAGCATCATATTTGTGACTTTATCTACATGGATCATATTGTAAATGTATTCAGACTCTGTCATATTTCAGAGGGAAACGTGCTCAGTACACTACTGTGTTTCACTGACCTGTTCAGCTGTTTGTTGCTGTGAAGTTTCATATTTTCTATAAATCTCAGATGAAACAGGATCTAAAGTTAAGAAGTTTCTCATCAGAAAGGTTGAATTTGATTTAGATTTGATAGGTGAAGAAATGAATTGATTTCATGTTAAATTCAATAAGCTGATGTAAGTTGTGTGAATGAAGGTGAGCATGTGACTGAGCTCATGCAGCAGAGAGGAGAGTGTTGGAGTGCACACATGTTTGATGGAAACTTGCATGTTTGACCTGCAGCAGAATCATGAAATgatgtgaagaagaagaagaacgtaGCTCAGTGCTGACAAGTCAGTCCTGTTTAAAGCTGctcttaaaacaacaacaacgtgACATCAAGTGTTTAAAGTCAAGGTTCAAACTGTTTGTGGCTTTTTGAAAATGAGAGCAGCTTCAAAATCAAAGCAGCTGTGAACCATCTCTATGCTGCAGTGATACAGCCAGAAACCTGAATCAATCATCGCCAtggaaacaacatgaaagcaaacTCAATGAGTCCTTCAGTGAGTAACTCAGTAAATGAATGAGTTACATGAAGCTGCACTTTATCTCCTGACTTTGTTGAATTTTACTgagcatgatgatgatgatgatggtagcAGCTCTAtagtgagcagcagatgaagatTTCAGACAGCAGAGAGTCTTCATCACTTTGTGTGTCCACCTGCAGATGTAGCAGATGTGTTAGAGCAGGatgagtgtttgtgttgtaAGAGTGTAAAACAGTGTTCAGCTGCTCTGATGGAAGATGTGTTTAACATGGAGCTTCATTATGTACAGGAAGGAAAGATGGAGTCCATCAGTAGTGTGTGGTTGTTTTTATGCAGCTCACATCAAATCATCACTAAATGTTTCCTTCTTATTGTTCCAGTGTTGATGAGGAGACATTAGATGAAGACACAATGAGGTTCTTTGGGAATCTgttctgtgcagcagcagagagagaacagCAGACAGGAGAGAAGATACTGGAGCTGTTATCATCAGTGTGCACATATCAAAATTTCCCCTATGGGAACATAAACTTGAGTGATTATGGAAAGAAGTGTCAAAGTGACTTCCTGCTGGATCTCTATTCCAAATTGAAGGACTATGAGACTAAAACAGGCTTGAGTGTCCTTCCATCATTACAGTCAGTTTTCCAGTCAGCTCCTGCAGTCTGGTCCATAAACCTCTCAGAGAGAAAGACCTCCATCCTCCTGGAAGTGCTGAAACTccaaccagagaagaaacaagtgAAGCTGACAGGCTGCTCGTATGAAGAGAGTGAAGTGAGGAGTTTCCTGCAGTGTCTGCCTTATATCTCACAGCTCAGGTAAATAAGACagattttaattaatattttcatttgCAGAATATTTTCAGCATGTtctttggtttcatcttcacTGTGTTTCAGCTGTGATCCAGACTTCTTCCAGAGAGTGTGTACATCCATGTCTGTAAGATCCAGAGAGGAGGCCCAGCAGCTGGagtctctgctgcagctcctggGGTTCCAGCTGCTGTTAACAGGAGAGTTACACAGGAAAAGCTGCTGGTCTGTGGGGAGAGTTCTCAGACTGTGTGGCTCTAAAGTGGATCTCATCCTCACACCCAGCAAGATGTCTGCCAGAGGAGCCGCTCTCCTCTttagacacacaacacaactaCACAGTCTGAGGCAGGAAGTGAAATCATGACTCTCTTGTTCTTCTAACACCATTTATCTGCTGTCCACTTTGAATCTTTGGTTCTTGGTGttcatcatttctgctcttttgtctctttgatCTTCAGGCTTTCCATAGACATGGTCTTGCTCCTGTTTCAGTGGGTAAGAAGAGGCAGAGTGGTCTGTCCACTGGCTGTGGAAGAGCTTTCTCTTGTGCCTAAGAAAGCCCGACCATCACAGAGAGTATTGTTGAGGGCTGTCAGTAGTTTGGCTTCCCTGCTGAGATACTGGACAGTCGGACGGTTAGACCTGACTGAGAGCTGCATCCCTGCTCAGGGTCTGATTACTCTGCTGCTCCATGATGGTCCTCTAACAGTCAAGTAAATGTCTTCCTGAACATCACAGGCCAAATAAAATGTAGAGTTTTACTTTAAAGcttgttttatatttatgaTCTCTGCAGACTGAGTGAAGAGAGCTTCCAGCAGCTTCTGTGTCTCCTCCATGAAATCCAGGACAAGGACTTGACACACAGCAGCCGGGACACACACACTACACTACTGGAGTGAGTGTCACACACTGATCCTTCTCTGGGAGGCACCAATAACCATCAGCCTGTTCACACACACTACAATAATATGATGTGCAGTGATCACTTAGAgcctcttgttgtgtttgtgttacagTCTGAGTCACAATCAGATCACTGATGCTTCGACTGATGTGTTACTGCAGCTGCTCTCCATCAACCCCTCCATCGACTGTGTGCGGTGAGCCAACATGAATCAGTCTCCATCAGTGAAGGAGTTTCTCCTCAGACTCTCAGAGGAATCATTCACAGTCTGAGCTCACATGGATTCATGTTGTTCTGAGTGAATGAGTGACGTCTGCTCTCTCTGCTTTGGTCTCTTTCTAGACTCTACAGCAACAACATCGTGCACAGAGCAGCCTTCAAGGAACACAAGCAGTTTGAGATCTGGTGAAGAactcatcaccatcatcatatcatcatcatcattgtcaTCATCAGGGAGCTGTGGTTTTATGGTCTCATAATTGTTTCTTGCTAATCTGTAATGTACAACAGCAATAATGGTTCAGTAAGCTTTAATAGCTACTTTagaatgttttattttgctttattgTATTTCTTTATTATGTCATTATTAAAAATAGTATTTGTATAGAGACGAGCACACCTCAGACTGTTTCTGAAAGTTCTgcagatttttgttttatggAGCTCTGATTGAAGCTATGCAACAGTCATCCTAATGTTTACACATCAGATTGTTTTATCGTGATTAAATTATTTTCGCatagtgaaaaaataaagtgagGCTGTAATTGTTACATTAAAGTTGTGAGTcaactttgtttatttttgttacttttgCAAAAACTGTACTGATGTTGGACTTTATGTGTCAGTCAAAACATAAAGATGTCATAATGATTTTCACAGTAGTCAAGCAATAACATTACAGTCAGGTGGCATGACAACAAAGATACCAGTGAgtgtcatttctttattttaaatgaactaATGCAAGAAATAAAGGTGTGGTGTAAAACACGGTGCATATTTAGATTTTATGAAATACATGTGAAAATCAAATCAGTTTACAAATATCACTTTTAATcatgtaaatgtacaaaatgtgATTTTGACTGAAAACAGTCTGTCTTTAAAAATAGTGCACTAAAATTTCACACAACTCTTACATTTTTTGATATGGGAATTATAATTATATAACAACACTGAGAATGGTTTTATCATCATATACATATTAAGAGAGAGTATGTCATCACACAGCACTGAGCAGGTTAAATGAGATTAATATTGTTTAGCACTCAGGATGCAGAGTGGGTTGTCTGTTAACATTATGATTTGAGCGTGCCTCAAATCATAATCTGTAGTTCAGTCTATGCGCACACATCTGGACAGCAACacagtttttgtagttttgtctcAAAGGATTTTAATTCAGCCGATTAATATGAAATTGAAGTGTCGTCTTTTAGCTTGAATTCTAGGGTTTTAACAGAAATGTTGTGCTAACTATTCAGGATTTAGAGCCATTTTTTATACATAGTgccccattttcagaggctcaaagtCACCGGACACGTATAAAGGCTGTTTTAATTCCTCCCTTGAGATGCTTACGTGCTCTCTTGGATGAGATGTTGGGTTAGATGTTGTGAAATTGTTTTCCTTAACCATGGAAATAATTTTGTCATCATGCActtttcctgtcttctgtgATCTTTCAGGCCTTTTTGCTGGCATTGCTTCTTTTTAAGAATGAACCAGACTGTTGATTTGGCCTCTTCTGAAGTTTTTGCTTTCTCTCTAAACAGGCTTTTAGAGTTAACTATAGCTAATAGCTGAATATGGCTTATTCACATTCACATGAAATTGCTTTTCGGTCAGTGGTTCAAATAATTTTGAGCCTTTTGAAATATGGACTGTGCATAAAAATGCAATTTGTACAGTGTGTTTGGTTTCTGTGTGAGCTGTGGGCTCAACTAATGCATCACACATTGTATATTACTTGTTCCATGGATCTAGGATGTAGCGCAGGCATCTACTAATCTTAAAGTTGGTGACTGCTCCAGTCTGGATGCCAATTATTCTTGGGCAAGCTACTAACACCAAGTCACTCTCTGATGCATCTATTGGagttttgcatgtgtgtgagtgttagatagaaagcacttaagcatagaaaaaaaactgcttgtATAACAGTGGttaatgaggcatgttgtattaAACACTCTGATGCCCCATGAGATTAGAAAAGTGCTACATCAGTCTATTTACCCACTGTTAGACATCAGTCCCATGAGAGTTTCTGTTAGTGTTGACAAAATGTCTTCCTTTTCATTTCCTTAGTGACTATCTGTCACGGACCCGGTTCCGGGGACTCGGGGTTCGTGAACAGTGTGgacctttattgttattagtgtattggatgtatgtttgctgcactgtgttCTTGTGTTCCATGCTGGTGTGTGTACACGTGTGTGaggctggaggatgaaggacagccacctgcaggcctgatgggtgtggccctgccagctgcTGGTCACGCCTAGCTTACCACACACCTGCTTCTGATCAggatcgtcgggggagctacttaacagAGCGATGGAGCTTCCTCCGGCGCAGGATTGTTGAGTTAGACTCCATGTCAGTGTTTGTAGTGCTGGTCAG
The window above is part of the Maylandia zebra isolate NMK-2024a linkage group LG23, Mzebra_GT3a, whole genome shotgun sequence genome. Proteins encoded here:
- the LOC143414981 gene encoding uncharacterized protein LOC143414981, giving the protein MRFFGNLFCAAAEREQQTGEKILELLSSVCTYQNFPYGNINLSDYGKKCQSDFLLDLYSKLKDYETKTGLSVLPSLQSVFQSAPAVWSINLSERKTSILLEVLKLQPEKKQVKLTGCSYEESEVRSFLQCLPYISQLSCDPDFFQRVCTSMSVRSREEAQQLESLLQLLGFQLLLTGELHRKSCWSVGRVLRLCGSKVDLILTPSKMSARGAALLFRHTTQLHSLRLSIDMVLLLFQWVRRGRVVCPLAVEELSLVPKKARPSQRVLLRAVSSLASLLRYWTVGRLDLTESCIPAQGLITLLLHDGPLTVKLSEESFQQLLCLLHEIQDKDLTHSSRDTHTTLLDLSHNQITDASTDVLLQLLSINPSIDCVRLYSNNIVHRAAFKEHKQFEIW